In a genomic window of Streptomyces roseoviridis:
- a CDS encoding DNA-3-methyladenine glycosylase 2 family protein — MAGRFAPRTPTTRTTVRGGHVPVPRATLVLERDPAHDLDLGLTLGPLRRGPADPTFRATADGSVWRASRTPDGAGTLRVRVRGGAVEAEAWGPGGPWLLEGLPALLGADDDPAAFVPRHKLLALTHRARRGLRLTRTGLVLESLIPSILEQKVTTHEAYGAWRGLVRKYGEPAPGPAPDGMYVMPDARTWAMIPSWEWHRANVDGKRSATIVRAARVAARLEEAARMPPAEARERLERVPGIGPWTSAETIQRSNGAPDEVTTGDLHLPGIVGWALAGDRTADDAAMLELLAPYEGQRHRAARLILLSGRVPPRRAPRMTPGDIRAL, encoded by the coding sequence GGGACCCGGCCCACGACCTGGATCTCGGCCTCACGCTCGGCCCCCTGCGCCGCGGCCCCGCCGACCCCACCTTCCGCGCCACGGCCGACGGCTCGGTGTGGCGGGCCAGCCGTACGCCGGACGGCGCCGGGACCCTGCGGGTCCGGGTGCGGGGTGGCGCGGTGGAGGCGGAGGCGTGGGGTCCCGGCGGGCCCTGGCTCCTCGAAGGGCTCCCCGCGCTCCTCGGCGCCGACGACGACCCCGCCGCCTTCGTCCCCCGCCACAAGCTGCTCGCCCTCACCCACCGCGCCCGCCGCGGCCTGCGGCTCACCCGCACCGGCCTGGTCCTGGAGTCGCTGATCCCGTCGATCCTGGAGCAGAAGGTCACGACGCACGAGGCGTACGGCGCCTGGCGGGGACTCGTGCGGAAGTACGGCGAGCCCGCGCCGGGCCCCGCGCCGGACGGCATGTACGTGATGCCCGACGCCCGTACGTGGGCGATGATCCCGTCCTGGGAGTGGCACCGCGCGAACGTGGACGGCAAGCGTTCCGCCACCATCGTGCGCGCCGCCCGGGTCGCGGCCCGCCTGGAGGAGGCCGCGCGCATGCCGCCGGCCGAGGCCCGCGAGCGCCTGGAGCGCGTCCCCGGGATCGGCCCGTGGACCTCCGCGGAGACGATCCAGCGCAGCAACGGCGCCCCCGACGAGGTCACGACCGGCGACCTCCACCTCCCCGGCATCGTCGGCTGGGCCCTCGCGGGCGACCGTACGGCCGACGACGCGGCGATGCTGGAGCTGCTCGCGCCCTACGAGGGCCAGCGCCACCGCGCCGCCCGCCTGATCCTGCTCAGCGGCCGCGTCCCGCCCCGGCGGGCGCCCCGGATGACCCCCGGCGACATCAGGGCGCTCTGA
- a CDS encoding coenzyme F420-0:L-glutamate ligase: MDPLGGTGHEGAGEVPARYEVWALAGLPEVGEGDDIAKLIASVSPGLVDGDVLLVTSKIVSKAEGRTIAAADREEAIDAETVRVVARRGPLRIVENRQGLVMAAAGVDASNTPAGTVLLLPEDPDASARRIRAGLREALGVDVGVVVTDTFGRPWRNGLTDVAIGAAGVRVLDDLRGAADSHGNELNVTVVATADELAAAGDLVKGKVSGRPVAVVRGLRHVVTGDEEPGARALVRGAADDMFRLGTSEAVREAVTLRRTVREFTDDPVDPGAVRRAVAAAVTAPAPHHTTPWRFVLLESPRARLRLVDAMRDAWIADLRADGRSEESIARRIRRGDVLRNAPYLIVPCLVMDGAHHYGDPRRDAAEREMFVVAAGAGVQNLLVALAGERLGSAWVSSTMFCRDVVREVLELPQDWDPMGAVAVGRPAAPPKERPARQAAAFVEVR; this comes from the coding sequence GTGGATCCGCTGGGCGGGACCGGGCACGAGGGGGCCGGGGAGGTGCCGGCCCGGTACGAGGTGTGGGCGCTCGCCGGGCTGCCCGAGGTCGGCGAGGGCGACGACATCGCCAAGCTGATCGCCTCCGTCTCACCGGGGCTCGTCGACGGGGACGTGCTGCTCGTCACCTCCAAGATCGTGAGCAAGGCGGAGGGGCGCACGATCGCCGCCGCCGACCGCGAGGAGGCGATCGACGCCGAGACCGTCCGGGTGGTGGCGCGGCGCGGACCGCTGCGGATCGTCGAGAACCGGCAGGGGCTCGTCATGGCCGCCGCCGGGGTCGACGCCTCCAACACCCCTGCCGGAACGGTCCTGTTGCTGCCCGAGGACCCGGACGCCTCGGCCCGGCGGATCCGCGCGGGGCTGCGCGAGGCGCTCGGCGTCGACGTCGGGGTCGTCGTCACCGACACCTTCGGCCGGCCCTGGCGCAACGGGCTCACCGACGTGGCCATCGGCGCCGCGGGCGTGCGGGTCCTGGACGACCTGCGGGGCGCGGCCGACTCCCACGGCAACGAGCTGAACGTGACGGTCGTCGCCACCGCCGACGAACTCGCCGCCGCCGGAGACCTGGTCAAGGGCAAGGTGTCCGGCCGGCCCGTCGCCGTCGTCCGCGGACTGCGCCATGTCGTCACCGGCGACGAGGAGCCGGGGGCGCGCGCCCTCGTGCGCGGCGCGGCCGACGACATGTTCCGGCTCGGGACGTCGGAGGCGGTCCGCGAGGCGGTGACGCTGCGGCGCACCGTACGGGAGTTCACCGACGACCCGGTCGACCCCGGCGCGGTGCGCAGGGCCGTGGCCGCCGCCGTCACGGCACCGGCCCCGCACCACACCACCCCCTGGCGCTTCGTGCTCCTGGAGTCGCCGCGGGCGCGGCTGCGCCTGGTCGACGCCATGCGGGACGCGTGGATCGCGGACCTGCGGGCGGACGGGAGGTCCGAGGAGTCGATCGCCCGGCGGATCCGCCGCGGGGACGTCCTGCGCAACGCGCCGTACCTGATCGTGCCCTGCCTGGTCATGGACGGCGCCCACCACTACGGCGACCCGCGCCGGGACGCCGCCGAACGCGAGATGTTCGTGGTGGCGGCGGGCGCGGGCGTGCAGAACCTGCTGGTGGCGCTGGCCGGGGAGCGGCTCGGCTCGGCGTGGGTGTCGTCGACGATGTTCTGCCGTGACGTCGTACGGGAGGTGCTGGAGCTGCCGCAGGACTGGGACCCGATGGGCGCGGTGGCCGTCGGCCGGCCGGCGGCACCGCCGAAGGAACGGCCGGCGCGGCAGGCGGCGGCGTTCGTGGAGGTGCGCTGA
- the cofD gene encoding 2-phospho-L-lactate transferase, which translates to MRIVVLAGGIGGARFLRGLKQAAPDAEITVIGNTGDDIHLFGLKVCPDLDTVMYTLGGGINEEQGWGREDESFTVKEELAAYGVGPEWFGLGDRDFATHIVRTQMLGAGYPLSAVTEALCDRWQPGVRLIPMSDDRVETHVAIDVDGEQRAVHFQEYWVRLRASVDARAVVPVGAEQAKPAPGVLEAVAEADVILFPPSNPVVSVGTILAVPGIREAVASASAPVVGLSPIVGDAPVRGMADKVLAAVGVEATAAAVARHYGSGLLDGWLVDTVDAGTVADVEATGIRCRAVPLMMTDLDATAAMAREALALAAEVGGAPGAGA; encoded by the coding sequence ATGCGCATTGTGGTTCTGGCCGGTGGCATCGGTGGTGCCCGCTTCCTTCGCGGCCTCAAGCAGGCCGCGCCGGACGCGGAGATCACGGTCATCGGCAACACCGGTGACGACATCCACCTCTTCGGCCTCAAGGTCTGCCCCGACCTCGACACCGTCATGTACACCCTCGGCGGTGGCATCAACGAGGAACAGGGCTGGGGCCGCGAGGACGAGTCCTTCACCGTCAAGGAGGAGCTGGCCGCGTACGGGGTCGGGCCCGAGTGGTTCGGCCTCGGCGACCGCGACTTCGCCACGCACATCGTCCGCACCCAGATGCTGGGCGCCGGCTATCCGCTGAGCGCCGTCACCGAGGCGCTGTGCGACCGCTGGCAGCCCGGCGTCCGGCTGATCCCGATGTCCGACGACCGTGTCGAGACGCACGTGGCGATCGACGTGGACGGCGAACAGCGGGCCGTGCACTTCCAGGAGTACTGGGTGAGGCTGCGCGCCTCCGTGGACGCGCGGGCCGTCGTCCCGGTGGGCGCGGAGCAGGCGAAGCCCGCGCCGGGCGTCCTGGAGGCCGTCGCCGAGGCCGACGTCATCCTCTTCCCGCCGTCCAACCCGGTCGTGTCCGTCGGCACGATCCTCGCCGTCCCCGGCATCCGCGAGGCCGTCGCCTCGGCCTCGGCGCCGGTCGTCGGCCTCTCCCCCATCGTCGGCGACGCGCCGGTGCGGGGCATGGCCGACAAGGTCCTCGCGGCGGTCGGCGTCGAGGCGACGGCCGCTGCCGTCGCCCGGCACTACGGCTCCGGGCTCCTCGACGGCTGGCTCGTCGACACCGTCGACGCGGGCACGGTCGCGGACGTCGAGGCGACGGGCATCCGCTGCCGCGCGGTGCCGCTGATGATGACCGACCTGGACGCCACGGCCGCGATGGCCCGCGAGGCCCTGGCACTCGCGGCGGAGGTCGGCGGCGCACCCGGAGCGGGCGCGTGA
- a CDS encoding cysteine dioxygenase family protein, translating to MNMDSDLQIAGDILEVPHLLQPAREHPATVAEFVGLAREIAADRALWAPSVEYDATTRWYHRLRTGPGYEVWLLSWLPGQGSGTHDHGPSSGVLTVLEGELTERTERGGRALGPGSERVFAPGYVHEVVNDSLEPAVSLHVYYPGLTEMPMHESVREQCAPATAAATAAPAAPGVVSA from the coding sequence ATGAACATGGACAGCGACCTTCAGATCGCCGGCGACATCCTTGAGGTCCCGCACCTCCTGCAGCCCGCCCGCGAGCACCCCGCCACCGTGGCCGAGTTCGTCGGTCTCGCCCGCGAGATCGCCGCCGACCGCGCCCTGTGGGCCCCCTCTGTCGAGTACGACGCCACCACCCGCTGGTACCACCGGCTCCGCACTGGCCCCGGCTACGAGGTGTGGCTGCTCTCCTGGCTGCCCGGACAGGGCAGCGGCACGCACGACCACGGCCCCTCCTCGGGCGTACTGACCGTCCTGGAGGGCGAACTGACGGAGCGTACGGAGCGGGGCGGGCGGGCGCTCGGCCCCGGCTCCGAGCGCGTCTTCGCGCCCGGCTACGTCCACGAGGTCGTCAACGACTCCCTGGAGCCGGCCGTCAGCCTGCACGTCTACTACCCGGGGCTCACCGAGATGCCGATGCACGAGTCGGTGCGCGAGCAGTGCGCCCCGGCGACCGCCGCCGCCACCGCCGCCCCGGCCGCCCCCGGAGTCGTGTCCGCCTGA
- a CDS encoding WhiB family transcriptional regulator — MTELFQELLVEDAGEELGWQERALCAQTDPESFFPEKGGSTREAKKVCLACEVRSECLEYALQNDERFGIWGGLSERERRRLKKAAV, encoded by the coding sequence ATGACCGAGTTGTTCCAGGAACTGCTGGTCGAGGACGCGGGCGAGGAACTCGGCTGGCAGGAGCGCGCACTGTGCGCCCAGACCGACCCCGAGTCCTTCTTCCCCGAGAAGGGCGGCTCGACCCGAGAGGCCAAGAAGGTCTGCCTCGCCTGCGAGGTCCGCTCCGAATGCCTCGAATACGCGCTGCAGAACGACGAGCGCTTCGGCATCTGGGGCGGCCTGTCCGAGCGCGAACGCCGCCGCCTCAAGAAGGCCGCCGTCTGA
- a CDS encoding glycosyltransferase family 2 protein: MSSTPEFPRHVVTAVLVAHDGARWLPDALAGLLAQERPVQNAVAADTGSADDSARLLADALGDDRVLHLARRTGFGAAVEEAARTAPVLGPDDLPYLKRPSGWDPVTRTWRDDAYDLPELPHGEPVQWLWLLHDDCAPEPGALAELLRVADSDAHAAVIGPKLRGWYDKKQLLEAGVSIARSGRRWTGLDRREQDQGQHDQIRSVLSVSSAGMLIRRDVYEELGGFDRRLPLMRDDVDLCWRAHAAGHRVLVAPDAVLRHAEASARERRTVDCAGRSAADPHRVDKAGAVYTLLANTRGAALPYVFLRVVLGTLLRTLAYLVGKAPGQAVDEIMGLLATLLRPEKILAARRRRKNPAVPASELRSLFPAPGATVRATVEQIASHFGGSDADSGGSRHGAVESGPGGDDADYLEIEQFARLKKIARKPGPVLFALLLVVSVVACRNLFGGGSLAGGALLPAPDSVGGLWSRYADGWHALGTGGTQTAPPYLAVLAALSALFLGSTSFALTLLLVCSVPLAGCTAYFASRGIVESRLLRAWGAIAYAFLPAATGALATGRLGTAVLAILLPLIARAAVAAHGLGRGPAQDGGTERGSWRATWAYTFLLTFATAFTPVVWPLAVVLGLGVLVLRRNDITAYALRFLATVGTPLLVLAPWSLSLLTSPSAFLREAGLDIRTGSASALDLLGTSPGGPGTTGGLVLIGLVLAALGALLREERAFAVRAAWAAALAGLLFAVLANGAGDAETGWAGPATLVYGAALIAAGMIGAEGGRTRVAAHGFGWRQPVAALVALACALGPVVAATTWMIGGADGPLTRRDPVQVPAFVAEESGTRDQARTLVLGGSSPGQVSYTLVRGSGARLGDAELAAAGGSDPELDEVVAHLVAGSGADQTRELSGFAIRYVLVRDGAPRSMSRVLDATPGLSRLSQLDGSALWRVDREVARVTIVPGGTKAAATGPADAPDRPVTVAAGPVEAHTDLPAGPADRVLRLADRADEGWTATLDGKELTPTTVDGWAQGFELPAAGGRLDLTHEEPFTHTAWIWTQAALALVLLVLALPGRRRDVDDDLPDEELAVPAPAAEGDGRRARRLRAAAEAEAAAEAEAEAEAERNAAEPAPEPVPVPVPEQPRYEPQPEWDGQYAAAPQPGYYQDQGQDPYGQPSYDPYAQPQYPQQYDPQPYPQQQPYDPYAQQNGYEGQNGYEGYEQQQGYDQQNGYDQQAYDPYGYEQQQRPDGSSNQ; this comes from the coding sequence ATGTCCTCAACTCCTGAGTTCCCACGACACGTCGTCACCGCCGTGCTCGTCGCCCACGACGGCGCCCGCTGGCTGCCGGACGCCCTCGCCGGGCTGCTCGCCCAGGAGCGCCCCGTACAGAACGCCGTCGCCGCCGACACCGGCAGCGCCGACGACTCCGCACGGCTCCTCGCCGACGCCCTCGGCGACGACCGCGTCCTCCACCTCGCCCGCCGCACCGGATTCGGCGCCGCGGTCGAGGAGGCCGCGCGCACCGCCCCCGTCCTCGGCCCCGACGACCTTCCCTATCTGAAGCGGCCCAGCGGCTGGGACCCGGTCACCCGCACCTGGCGCGACGACGCCTACGACCTGCCCGAACTTCCGCACGGCGAGCCCGTCCAGTGGCTCTGGCTGCTCCACGACGACTGCGCCCCCGAGCCCGGCGCCCTCGCCGAACTCCTGCGCGTCGCCGACTCCGACGCACACGCCGCCGTCATCGGCCCCAAGCTCCGCGGCTGGTACGACAAGAAGCAGCTCCTCGAAGCCGGCGTCTCCATCGCCCGCAGCGGCCGCCGCTGGACCGGCCTCGACCGCCGCGAACAGGACCAGGGCCAGCACGACCAGATCCGCTCCGTCCTCTCCGTCTCCAGCGCCGGCATGCTCATCCGGCGCGACGTCTACGAGGAGCTCGGCGGCTTCGACCGCCGCCTGCCCCTCATGCGCGACGACGTCGACCTGTGCTGGCGCGCCCACGCCGCCGGCCACCGCGTCCTCGTCGCCCCCGACGCCGTGCTGCGCCACGCCGAGGCGTCCGCCCGCGAACGCCGCACCGTCGACTGCGCCGGCCGCTCGGCCGCCGACCCGCACCGCGTCGACAAGGCCGGCGCGGTCTACACGCTGCTCGCCAACACCCGCGGCGCCGCCCTGCCGTACGTGTTCCTCCGCGTCGTCCTCGGCACCCTGCTGCGCACCCTCGCCTACCTCGTCGGCAAGGCGCCCGGCCAGGCCGTCGACGAGATCATGGGCCTGCTCGCCACCCTGCTGCGGCCCGAGAAGATCCTGGCCGCCCGCAGACGGCGCAAGAACCCGGCCGTCCCCGCGAGCGAACTCCGCTCCCTCTTCCCGGCCCCCGGCGCCACCGTCCGCGCCACCGTCGAACAGATCGCCTCCCACTTCGGCGGCTCCGACGCCGACTCCGGCGGCTCCCGCCACGGCGCGGTGGAGTCCGGACCCGGCGGAGACGACGCCGACTACCTGGAGATCGAGCAGTTCGCCCGGTTGAAGAAGATCGCCCGCAAGCCGGGCCCCGTCCTCTTCGCCCTCCTGCTCGTCGTCTCCGTCGTCGCCTGCCGCAACCTCTTCGGCGGCGGCTCCCTCGCCGGCGGTGCCCTGCTGCCCGCCCCCGACAGCGTCGGCGGCCTCTGGTCGCGCTACGCCGACGGCTGGCACGCCCTCGGCACCGGCGGCACCCAGACCGCCCCGCCCTACCTCGCCGTCCTGGCCGCGCTCTCCGCCCTCTTCCTCGGCTCGACCTCCTTCGCGCTGACCCTGCTGCTCGTCTGCTCGGTCCCGCTGGCCGGCTGCACCGCGTACTTCGCCTCCCGCGGCATCGTCGAGTCCCGGCTCCTGCGCGCCTGGGGCGCCATCGCCTACGCCTTCCTGCCCGCCGCCACCGGCGCCCTCGCCACCGGCCGGCTCGGCACCGCCGTCCTCGCCATCCTGCTGCCGCTCATCGCCCGCGCCGCCGTCGCCGCCCACGGCCTTGGCCGCGGCCCCGCGCAGGACGGCGGCACCGAGCGCGGCAGCTGGCGCGCCACCTGGGCGTACACCTTCCTGCTCACCTTCGCGACGGCGTTCACGCCGGTCGTCTGGCCGCTCGCCGTCGTCCTCGGCCTCGGCGTGCTCGTCCTGCGCCGGAACGACATCACCGCCTACGCGCTGCGCTTCCTCGCCACCGTCGGCACCCCGCTCCTCGTCCTGGCCCCCTGGTCGCTGTCCCTGCTGACCAGCCCCTCCGCCTTCCTGCGCGAGGCCGGCCTCGACATCCGCACGGGCAGCGCCTCCGCGCTCGACCTGCTCGGCACCAGCCCCGGCGGTCCCGGCACCACCGGCGGACTCGTGCTCATCGGCCTGGTCCTCGCCGCCCTCGGCGCCCTGCTGCGCGAGGAGCGTGCCTTCGCCGTCCGCGCCGCCTGGGCCGCCGCCCTCGCCGGACTCCTCTTCGCCGTCCTCGCCAACGGCGCCGGTGACGCGGAGACCGGCTGGGCCGGACCCGCCACCCTCGTCTACGGCGCCGCCCTGATCGCCGCCGGCATGATCGGCGCCGAAGGCGGCCGCACCCGCGTCGCCGCGCACGGCTTCGGCTGGCGCCAGCCCGTCGCCGCGCTCGTCGCCCTCGCCTGCGCCCTCGGCCCGGTCGTCGCCGCCACCACCTGGATGATCGGCGGCGCCGACGGCCCGCTCACCCGCCGCGACCCGGTCCAGGTCCCCGCCTTCGTCGCCGAGGAGAGCGGCACCCGCGACCAGGCCCGCACCCTCGTCCTCGGCGGCAGCTCGCCCGGCCAGGTGTCCTACACCCTCGTCCGCGGCTCCGGGGCCCGCCTCGGCGACGCCGAACTCGCCGCGGCGGGCGGCAGCGACCCCGAACTCGACGAGGTCGTCGCCCACCTCGTCGCCGGTTCCGGCGCCGACCAGACCCGCGAGCTCAGCGGCTTCGCGATCCGCTACGTCCTCGTACGGGACGGGGCACCGCGCTCCATGAGCCGCGTCCTGGACGCCACCCCGGGCCTGTCCCGGCTCAGCCAGCTCGACGGCAGCGCCCTGTGGCGCGTCGACCGCGAGGTCGCCCGCGTCACGATCGTCCCGGGCGGCACCAAGGCCGCCGCCACCGGCCCCGCGGACGCCCCCGACCGGCCGGTCACCGTCGCCGCCGGACCCGTCGAGGCCCACACCGACCTCCCGGCCGGGCCCGCCGACCGCGTCCTGCGCCTCGCCGACCGCGCCGACGAGGGCTGGACCGCCACCCTCGACGGCAAGGAGCTCACGCCCACCACCGTCGACGGCTGGGCGCAGGGCTTCGAACTGCCCGCCGCCGGCGGCCGCCTCGACCTCACCCACGAGGAGCCGTTCACCCACACCGCGTGGATCTGGACGCAGGCCGCCCTCGCCCTCGTGCTGCTCGTCCTCGCCCTGCCCGGCCGCCGCCGCGACGTCGACGACGACCTGCCCGACGAGGAACTCGCCGTGCCCGCCCCGGCCGCCGAGGGCGACGGCCGCCGCGCCCGCCGCCTGCGCGCCGCCGCCGAGGCCGAGGCGGCCGCGGAAGCGGAAGCGGAAGCGGAAGCGGAACGGAACGCTGCGGAGCCGGCCCCCGAGCCCGTCCCCGTCCCCGTACCGGAGCAGCCGCGCTACGAGCCGCAGCCGGAATGGGACGGCCAGTACGCCGCGGCTCCGCAGCCGGGCTACTACCAGGACCAGGGCCAGGACCCCTACGGGCAGCCGTCCTACGACCCCTACGCCCAGCCGCAGTACCCGCAGCAGTACGACCCCCAGCCCTACCCGCAGCAGCAGCCGTACGACCCGTACGCCCAGCAGAACGGCTACGAGGGCCAGAACGGCTACGAGGGCTACGAGCAGCAGCAGGGCTACGACCAGCAGAACGGCTACGACCAGCAGGCGTACGACCCGTACGGCTACGAGCAGCAGCAGCGTCCCGACGGGAGCAGCAACCAGTGA
- a CDS encoding DUF5719 family protein, whose product MKRTTLSLIAVAATLAAVTGAAALTAPDGTVTETLEASVPLPVERTSLLCPVPSTSEVAETTYTSYTPVSKGTAGERAPSQAGSAKAELRPAAAAGTPGEAPAKPPRPPKAPATVTKPGTPVTAEADGATAPALTGSANGALAPGWTVQQTTVVPAGGSRGLLGVGCTAPDTDFWFPAASTAKQRQDYVHLTNPDDTAAVADIELHGPEGPLTTHITEGIAVPAHSSVPVLLSTLTTDPAQQDVTVHVTTRSGRVGAVLRSADDTLGSDWLPASADPAGTAVLPGIPADATSVRLVAYAPGDDDADLKIQLVTPTGTIVPASAGALHVKSGMTAAVDLADLTRGEPGSLLLSPSDPKKATPVVAALRVVRGKGDRQEVAFIPATAAVDGRATVADNRSKGSTLTLTAPGAAAEVRITASAGSQGGTPVTRNVTVKAGTTTTLAAPLPEGLKGSYALTVERLSGGPVHAARMLELPQDGIPMFTIQTLADDRGTVQVPEARQDLSVLDD is encoded by the coding sequence GTGAAGCGCACCACCCTCTCCCTGATCGCGGTCGCCGCCACCCTCGCCGCCGTCACCGGCGCCGCGGCCCTGACCGCGCCCGACGGCACCGTGACCGAGACCCTCGAGGCGTCCGTCCCGCTGCCGGTCGAGCGCACCAGCCTGCTCTGCCCGGTGCCCAGCACCTCCGAGGTGGCCGAGACCACGTACACCTCGTACACACCGGTCTCCAAGGGCACCGCGGGTGAACGCGCACCCTCCCAGGCCGGGTCCGCCAAGGCCGAACTGCGGCCCGCCGCCGCGGCCGGCACGCCCGGCGAGGCCCCGGCGAAGCCGCCCAGGCCGCCCAAGGCGCCCGCCACCGTCACCAAGCCCGGCACGCCCGTCACCGCCGAGGCCGACGGCGCCACCGCACCCGCCCTGACCGGCTCGGCGAACGGCGCGCTCGCCCCCGGCTGGACCGTCCAGCAGACGACCGTCGTGCCGGCCGGCGGCTCGCGCGGCCTGCTCGGCGTCGGCTGCACCGCCCCGGACACCGACTTCTGGTTCCCGGCCGCCTCCACCGCCAAGCAGCGCCAGGACTACGTCCACCTCACCAACCCTGACGACACCGCCGCCGTCGCCGACATCGAGCTCCACGGCCCCGAGGGACCGCTCACCACCCACATCACCGAGGGCATCGCGGTCCCCGCCCACTCCAGCGTCCCCGTGCTGCTCTCCACCCTCACCACCGACCCCGCCCAGCAGGACGTCACCGTCCACGTGACCACGCGCAGCGGACGCGTCGGCGCGGTCCTCCGCTCGGCCGACGACACGCTGGGAAGCGACTGGCTGCCGGCCTCCGCCGACCCGGCCGGCACCGCCGTCCTGCCCGGCATCCCGGCCGACGCGACCTCGGTGCGGCTGGTGGCGTACGCGCCGGGCGACGACGACGCCGACCTGAAGATCCAGCTCGTCACCCCGACCGGCACCATCGTCCCGGCCAGCGCCGGCGCCCTGCACGTCAAGTCCGGCATGACCGCGGCCGTCGACCTGGCCGACCTCACCCGCGGCGAACCCGGCTCCCTGCTCCTGAGCCCGTCCGACCCGAAGAAGGCCACGCCGGTCGTGGCCGCGCTGCGGGTGGTGCGGGGCAAGGGCGACCGGCAGGAGGTGGCGTTCATCCCCGCCACCGCCGCCGTCGACGGCCGGGCGACCGTCGCCGACAACCGGTCCAAGGGCTCCACGCTGACCCTGACCGCGCCCGGCGCCGCCGCCGAGGTGCGGATCACGGCCTCCGCCGGCTCCCAGGGCGGCACCCCGGTCACCAGGAACGTCACCGTGAAGGCGGGCACCACCACCACGCTGGCCGCACCGCTGCCCGAGGGCCTCAAGGGCTCCTACGCGCTGACCGTGGAACGCCTCTCGGGCGGCCCCGTGCACGCGGCCCGGATGCTGGAACTGCCCCAGGACGGCATCCCGATGTTCACGATCCAGACGCTGGCCGACGACCGGGGCACCGTCCAGGTCCCCGAGGCGCGGCAGGACCTGTCGGTCCTGGACGACTGA
- a CDS encoding metallopeptidase family protein yields MESPAPRVRRRDRHGRGMRGPVAPPQVPLSASRADTFRDLVLDSVERLERRWPQLADVEFLVMEVPPSVTSETVPLGGSTPAEKDEPARVVVYRRPVEIRSKSRDERALLVHEVVVEQVADLLGLSPESVDPRYGQD; encoded by the coding sequence ATGGAGAGTCCCGCGCCGCGCGTGCGGCGCCGCGACCGGCACGGCCGGGGCATGCGGGGGCCGGTCGCCCCGCCGCAGGTCCCGCTGTCGGCGAGCCGGGCGGACACCTTCCGCGATCTGGTCCTGGATTCGGTGGAGCGGCTGGAGCGGCGCTGGCCGCAGCTGGCGGACGTGGAGTTCCTGGTGATGGAGGTCCCTCCGTCGGTGACGAGCGAGACGGTGCCGCTCGGCGGTTCGACCCCGGCGGAGAAGGACGAGCCGGCCCGGGTCGTCGTCTACCGCCGCCCGGTCGAGATCCGCTCGAAGAGCCGTGACGAGCGGGCCCTGCTGGTCCACGAGGTGGTCGTGGAGCAGGTCGCGGACCTGCTGGGCCTCTCCCCCGAGTCCGTCGACCCGCGCTACGGGCAGGACTGA
- a CDS encoding DUF3499 domain-containing protein, whose amino-acid sequence MGESRRGPLKSAVPSNVVSPVRRCSRTACGRPAVATLTYVYADSTAVLGPLATYAEPHCYDLCAEHSERLTAPRGWEVVRLSDGSAPARPSGDDLEALANAVREAARPQERAAEAGGAGKGGRGGDPVEVGRRGHLRVLRSPDN is encoded by the coding sequence CTGGGGGAGAGTCGTCGCGGCCCGCTCAAGAGTGCGGTACCGTCCAACGTCGTGAGCCCTGTACGTCGCTGTTCGCGCACCGCGTGCGGCCGCCCTGCCGTCGCGACACTGACGTACGTCTATGCCGACTCGACTGCGGTCCTCGGCCCGCTCGCCACCTACGCCGAGCCCCACTGCTACGACCTGTGCGCCGAGCACAGCGAGCGCCTCACCGCCCCGCGCGGCTGGGAGGTCGTGCGGCTCTCCGACGGCAGCGCCCCCGCCCGGCCCAGCGGCGACGACCTCGAAGCCCTCGCCAACGCCGTGCGCGAAGCCGCCCGCCCCCAGGAACGCGCGGCCGAGGCCGGCGGCGCCGGCAAGGGCGGCCGCGGCGGCGACCCCGTGGAGGTCGGCCGCCGGGGCCACCTGAGGGTGCTGCGTTCCCCCGATAACTGA